The following nucleotide sequence is from Aspergillus luchuensis IFO 4308 DNA, chromosome 1, nearly complete sequence.
GAGGAAGAACCTCCGGTGCCTTCAGACACGCGGTCTCCATTGGGCCGCATACCAGAAGAGAATAGTCCTTTTGCCATTGGCGGAGACGAGGAttcggatgatgaaggagagggacGCGACACACCGGCGCAGGATTCGCCATCAGTACAGACTTCTCGTCGACCATCGATTTCCTCTGTCATTGAAGAAAGCGTTCCCCTTCAGCTGCGCGGCATGTCTGAGAAGGCACGAGGCAAGATGCCTGCTGGACAGCCGTCCTTCTCGCGACAGAACAGCATGACTAGCCAGATTAGTCTTTCGGCGGCGTTTCCGACATCTTCCAGTGGTTTCACGCCGACTACAGCATGGGTAAGTGCCTCTCGTTACCTCAATTCCCGTATTACACCACTAACAGTGAATTCTTTTTGTAGCTCGAATCCTGGTTGGCCGAACTGCCACTTCATACCATTCTCACGATAGTCTCCGCCATTGCTCCTCACGTCCCTGAGGCTGCATTCCGATCCGCTTCAAGCCCTGAAGCTCGAACCTTGATTAGCAACCTCCCGTCCTTCTTGGAAGATCCCGCAATCCATACGATTGTTTCGGAGCCATCGCCGGTCCGCGTCCACTCGTTTGAGTGGTCCGCCCTTTCAATGGGCTGGTACGAATCTCTGCTCTGGGGATTCATCTTCTCGAGCGAAATGGTGGTTGGCACCGCCTCGGGCGCTACGCCGGGCACGGTTGGAGTTTGGAATGGAACCAATATCAAGCTGTTCAAGGTCCAGGAGGCGGCAGCGCAAGGGCCCACGTTACTTGCGCCCAAGGGAGCTGTGGATGCCGTAGGAAGCAACTTGGTTCAACGCATCGGGAACCTGAGCTTCCGGCGGAGCAGCACACAGGAGTCTCAAACTAGCTCTCGGCCGCCGTCGATTCGGGAGGTGTGAGGCTGCTATGCCGGACTTCTGGCAGCTTTGGTTTGCTGGGCTATGGTTCGTGTCATTACTTATGTTAGCTTTTCTTCTAATGATTCTTATGTTTGAATGATACCTTCCCGGCGTCTCGCAGATGGGCTGGTTTGTGTGCGGTTCATTTTACTTTAGAAAGCCAGCGTGAGGTGGAAGTTCATTTGTCCTTTCgctttgtatgtatgttgttGTAGTATCAAGTAACTTGTTCATGTCGAATTGAATGCTATTTTGAGACATTTCAACTGTAGTCAGGCATGACCTGGTCCACTGCCACCGCTCCCTACCACCACCTTTTACACCTGCCAACCAGACAACTATTATCTTGAGATCCAGGTGGATCGAATACGTACATTCAACCCTCTGTCTTAAAATAGAAGCTATCAATTTGCGCCGTTAAGATCTCGGTGGTTGCTCGTGTTTTCCACCTACATCCCATGGGAGTCACTGGCCGCCACGTGAGGCCGCGATTGGCTGACCTCCCTTTATTTGtctctcatcctcagcaACAACGAAAGAGACCGACTCCGACATCTTAggaattattcttattatttgtTCATTGTCATCTTGAATAACGACTATCCTTTTTACTTGTACTCATTGACTTGGTACTCTACAACCCTCTCTAGACCATGGTACACACCCGATCGCTTGCTGTCGCGGCGTCCGCGTTCCTGCTCGGCGATCCGAGACTGGCCGCCGGAGGATCCACGGAGCTCCAAAGCGTATTGAAGAACACGCATGGCAGCAATGATTATGGCTATCCCACGGATTTTACTAGGGGTATAATGCCTGTGAGTACTCCCTTGGATGGTGGGGTATCAGCTTGAAAAATGATGCTGTTCCTACTTCAATCATGATATTTCTTTCATATGATTTGTTCTTTCATATAATTTGAGTTGAAGCTTACTGCCCCATTATCAGATCCCAGTTCACTCGCATAAGTAAGTTCATTGCCTAATAGTAGTTTTACAAGTCCCATATCGTGACCCTTGGCTAATCTCTATGACAGTGACTATTGGAGAGATATACCTTTCTACACTGGTAGGCACGGCACTGTTAGCATAGCCAATGAGCATAGCTAACCGATTACTTCTACTAAAGGCCTATCCAAAGGATGCATTTCTACAGAAGCCGACGTATGGCTATATAACGACACCCTCTATGTCAGTCTACACGTATATCCCCTGCTCATGAACCGACTTTAACAGAGCAATACAGGTTGGCCACGACGAATCCTCCCTGACGAAAGACCGGACCCTTGAATCCCTCTACATTAACCCAATCCTGGATGTGCTTAAACTCCAGAATCCCAGTAGCCCATTCGTaacaaccccaaccaacaagtAAGTCACCTATAACACCTTTCACTCCATCCAGAAGCAGGCAATTAACAGCACCAACAGCGGCGTCTTCGAcacctccacttcccaaACACtctacttcttcatcgaccTCAAAACCTCCGGCCCGGAGACCCTCAATGCCGTGATCTCCGCTCTCCAACCTCTCCGCGACCAGGGCTACCTCACCACTCTTAAGGACAACAGCACTATCACCACTGGCCCCGTCACCGTCATTGGCACCGGCAACACCCCGCTCGACATGGTCGGGCCCGTCGCAGACCGGGACTACTTCTACGATGCGCCACTCGAGGCACTAGCTGAACCTGAGTACGCCGATATCACGGATCTCATTTCGCCCATAGCATCGACGAATTTCGCAGCTGCCGTGGGACCCGTCAAGGGTGAGAAGCTCAGCGATAAACAGATCAAGGCGCTGAGGGAGCAGATTCAGactgcggaggagaggggcaTTGGTGCTAGGTATTGGGGCACGCCGTATTATCCGATCCGGACTAGAAATTTTGTCTGGAGGACgctgttggaggagggggttgggttgttgaATGCGGATGATTTGGATGCTGTGGTGGAGTATTTTTGAGTGGATTTGTTGCTTGGTATAGTTACTGTGTAGTTAGGGTTGGGTTGTAGGCTTagactgaagatgatgttaTCAAATATTGGGCAGATACTACTATTAACAGAGAAGAAGGTACAGATAAGGGCTACGACCGTGACTATCATTCCTATTGCTAGGGAATAGCAAGCTTCCTGTTCAAGCGACGGTTAATGCTTTTTACATGAATGAGATTACTACCATAGTACTACTTTGTTCATAGTTGGGGATCTTGACTTTGACTTGCATGACGAGAGTAGGGCACAGATTGGGGTATTGTGTCGTTCTGCAGAGTGTGACTTGAGGCCATTGCTTCCTATGGTGACAATCGTTACCCGACACTTTAATGCAGTGGATGGTGTGAAGTATATACCGAATGTATCTCATTCCCCTCGTATTTTATCAGTGGTAGATAATGGGGTGCTTCCAAGTCTCTATAGATATAGTGGTTCTTGTGCGGATCCTTGGTAGAGGCAGTATGTTAATCCGGGAGCAGCGCAGTAGTGAATACACTTGATCGAACAACGACTGACTTTTTCACTGACTTTTAGAGGGTAACAACATCTAGTACTTCTTATCATATTATAAAGCTATCCAATTGATCAATTTAAACAAGTGTAAGCAGCACATTGCAGACGCGGGGATTGCAAAGAAAGGCCGTCAGACTACCGGCACGTGATCGCCCGTGAAATGGAACGCGTCTGAGgggggggaaaaaaggaacaagaaggaaagaaagaaagaaaaaagcactTGGAGAACGCCACAGGCGCTCGCTGGACAAATCCACTGGCCTTCATCCGCGGAAGCCACCATCCGCGATGTCTCAGGTTGATGTAGAATTGGGCGAACTGCTGGCCGAAGGGCTGCCGGTCCCCGTCCAGCTCACCATTCGCCATGTCTCCTcgactccctccccttcaaccGCGCTCTTCGCCGCGCCTCCCGGGGAGACGCCAGAACCGACCTTTTGCGAAAACCACTTTCTGTCGGCCTCGGTCAATTtagaggagaaagatggcGCGGAGGTGATTGTCTTTGGCATGGAGGTGCTGGTGTACAGCACGGCGCACCTGACTACCATCTTCGTTTCCAAGGCCGACTCCACCGGCtaccttcatctcctgcccAATGCGCCCAAGGTTTCCATTCTGCGGCGCATCTCTCAcacctttctctcctttttgGTCAAAACTCATCAGAGACCGGGTGTCAGACTGCTAGTCTCGCTATTTGCCCGGGCGCAAAACCAGTATCTCTTCCCCGGCAGCATTGACAACCCCCAGAAGCATGTCCTAGATGACCGCGGCCTGATCAAATGGTGGTGTCGCGTCGTCGACCCCATCTTGCGCGAGTATGAGCCGGAGTCCGGTTCGCAGGATAAAGGGGCCCAGGACCATCAGACGGAGTCGGCCAAAAGCTCAGCAACCGCGTTCCTGATCGTCCCGGGATGTGATCGGTTCGAAACCAGGGgcttctttcctcctttgGCCAAATCGGACGACAAGGACCGTCCAAGATGGCTCACTAGCTATCCTGTGCACCAATTGTGTGACAATCCCAAGGCACCCCCGCGTTGCTTGGTTCCCCGGTTTCCGGATGACCCCAAAACACGCTtcttggaggacttggatgATGAGCTTCCGAAGCAGGAAGCGGAGGGTGTAGTATCCGCAGAAAGTGCTGGTCAGTGGCGAAGCGTCAGGTCTCTGGACCAGTTCTGGGAGATGATGTCGTTCCGACAAGAATGCTCGGCTGGACGACTGGTTGGGTTCTTGTGGCTTGTTATCAATCCTCCGGGACTCGTGAACTCGGTACAGATGACCAGTTCTCGGTCTGTCCTTGGCGACTCCAAGAGCTTGACGGACCATGTGTCCCAGGTGATGTCTGGCGAAAGTGTGACAAGTACAAAGCCGGCTAGTGATGCTGCATCCACTCCAGAGCATCCTACGACAACAGACCATGATAAACAACTGTCATCAGACCCTACGGGTGGATCTACTTCTATTTCAGCACCCCAGCCAGCTGCTATACCATCTGAAGCTAAAACCCAGGCCCCGCAGCCCTCGGATGCAGATGCCTTTCATTGGCCTGAAGCTGGGCGAGGACATGCGGTTCTGAGTGAAGCAGACTACAAAACGGCGATCAACTTCCTGCTCGATCAAGATTTTGATACTGTGGAGGCCTCAATTGCTAGCACAAAGGCATGGGGTGAAAAGGTAGCCTCCCTCGCAGATCAACTCTGGGTTGGACAGCTGGTGGTGGGACAAAACACGAAGGATGAATCTTCCCAGAAACCTGTGGAGGTGAACACGCTCATGACCACCGGACTTGTTCGCAAGCGCAAGAAGCCCGATGCCGAGGTTGAGCAGAACAGCAAAActgctgatgaggatggtaaTGCTGGAGCATCAACCCCGGCTCCTCCGGCATCTTCTGGGTCGGATCCATCGCCGGCTGTCAACGTTCTCCAAGCCAACTTGatccggaagaagaagaagacgtaAACAGACCCTACTCGTGTCGGTTTGGCTAGTTTTCTAATTGTATTCTTTTGGGGTCACCGACGAGCTCATGTAAATTGCATATGCGGAGTCGAAATTGGGTAGGCATttggcgatggatggatttgcATTTTGTATAATAGGACAATATTTGGGAATTTCATTTTATAtcatatttacttatttactgATCATATGACCGGTTGAACACTCTTCCGACAGGTTCGATGGAATAGATAATTAAGCGTGGAGCCACGGCATCCAAGCAGGCAGTGAAATATAATGTTTTATAGTAGAACTGTGCCTGAGGCCGCGGAGGAGGCAGTGCGGCTGCATCCGAGCATCCGCCGGTTTCAAACTAAACCAACTAAAGATGAACAGCGCAAAACCTCGCCGGTGAAACCCACCAGCAGCGCCCGAGCCAACCATCCGCTGGATCCGACTGGAACACTAGTGTCCTTCGGCTCGACGGTTCATTGCTTGTCTACCGTCTGTCTGTCGCTGCAGCTTGACGGTTTGCGTGGCCGTCGCTCCCCAGTCGAGGAAAAAAAGCAACGAATACGACTTGTGGCCCCGACCGCATTTCCCTCGTTCTCTCCACTTCGTCTTTCGTCTCACTGCCTGCTGGCTTGTCTACGTCTTTCCCTAGAatgtcctcatcgtcctGTTCTGCCTACTGCCAGATCTCCGCCTCTCGCTGTGTCCGCCTATGTTAGAGCCTCAGTCGCGGTCGCAACCCCCCGATGCTGAACCAGCCATCAACCATGGCGGTTGGCAGTGGGCTGTCGCGGCCGGTTGGGTGGGATTGATTTGGTATACCGTCGTGGTGGCTGTCTGCATGCTGGGTTACTTACAGCTGTAACTCTACCTTTTTTGTTTCTCTCCAACCCATCTTGATCAGGCTTGGCATCTTTGCTGACTTTCCACCTGTTATTCCCATCAGATGGCGCTTTTATTTGAGGAAACCCCGGAAATCTTCATCCGCATCGGCTTCGAACGCCCCCCACGTCACCGCGATCCGACCGGTGAAGGGTCTCGAGCCCCATCTCTACGAGTGCCTGGCTTCGACTTTTCGACAGGACTACCCTCGCGATAAGCTGACCGTTTGCTTCTGCGTGTCCTCCCGCAGTGATCCTGCCTATCCTATCCTTCAGAAACTGGTGTCGGACTTTTCGCAGTTTGATGTACGACTTTAcgtcgaagacgatgaccCGTTACTCCAGCCGGGCCACGTCCCCGCCTACGACTTGGGGCCCAACCCCAAGATTCGGAACATGAGTCGTGCCTACCGTGAAGCCAAAGGGGATATTGTCTGGATTATCGACTGCAACGCGTGGGTAGGCAGGGGGGTCTGTGGACGCATGGTGGACAAGCTATGCGGGACTGGTGCCGACTCGACAAAGAGATACAAGTTCGTGCACCACTTGCCAGTTGCAGTGGACATGACGGGAACCGCTGGCctcaaggaggagcaggaagcgCTGTTGGAGGCTCACACGAACCGGAACGACAGTCGCGACAGCAGCGAGACCACCATGGTCATGGACCACGGGGCTGGTATGCTGGCGACCGGTGGTGGCCGCTTGGAAGAACTGTTCCTGTCGTCCTCGCATGCGAAAATGTACACTGCCATCAACACCGTCTTGATCGCGCCATGCATCGTGGGCAA
It contains:
- a CDS encoding uncharacterized protein (COG:S;~EggNog:ENOG410PKH3;~InterPro:IPR017946,IPR039559;~go_function: GO:0008081 - phosphoric diester hydrolase activity [Evidence IEA];~go_process: GO:0006629 - lipid metabolic process [Evidence IEA]), yielding MVHTRSLAVAASAFLLGDPRLAAGGSTELQSVLKNTHGSNDYGYPTDFTRGIMPIPVHSHNDYWRDIPFYTGLSKGCISTEADVWLYNDTLYVGHDESSLTKDRTLESLYINPILDVLKLQNPSSPFVTTPTNNGVFDTSTSQTLYFFIDLKTSGPETLNAVISALQPLRDQGYLTTLKDNSTITTGPVTVIGTGNTPLDMVGPVADRDYFYDAPLEALAEPEYADITDLISPIASTNFAAAVGPVKGEKLSDKQIKALREQIQTAEERGIGARYWGTPYYPIRTRNFVWRTLLEEGVGLLNADDLDAVVEYF
- a CDS encoding H3 histone acetyltransferase RTT109 (BUSCO:EOG09262D4G;~COG:S;~EggNog:ENOG410PIQJ;~InterPro:IPR016849,IPR013178;~PFAM:PF08214;~go_component: GO:0005634 - nucleus [Evidence IEA];~go_function: GO:0004402 - histone acetyltransferase activity [Evidence IEA];~go_function: GO:0010484 - H3 histone acetyltransferase activity [Evidence IEA];~go_process: GO:0006355 - regulation of transcription, DNA-templated [Evidence IEA];~go_process: GO:0016573 - histone acetylation [Evidence IEA];~go_process: GO:0043618 - regulation of transcription from RNA polymerase II promoter in response to stress [Evidence IEA]); this encodes MSQVDVELGELLAEGLPVPVQLTIRHVSSTPSPSTALFAAPPGETPEPTFCENHFLSASVNLEEKDGAEVIVFGMEVLVYSTAHLTTIFVSKADSTGYLHLLPNAPKVSILRRISHTFLSFLVKTHQRPGVRLLVSLFARAQNQYLFPGSIDNPQKHVLDDRGLIKWWCRVVDPILREYEPESGSQDKGAQDHQTESAKSSATAFLIVPGCDRFETRGFFPPLAKSDDKDRPRWLTSYPVHQLCDNPKAPPRCLVPRFPDDPKTRFLEDLDDELPKQEAEGVVSAESAGQWRSVRSLDQFWEMMSFRQECSAGRLVGFLWLVINPPGLVNSVQMTSSRSVLGDSKSLTDHVSQVMSGESVTSTKPASDAASTPEHPTTTDHDKQLSSDPTGGSTSISAPQPAAIPSEAKTQAPQPSDADAFHWPEAGRGHAVLSEADYKTAINFLLDQDFDTVEASIASTKAWGEKVASLADQLWVGQLVVGQNTKDESSQKPVEVNTLMTTGLVRKRKKPDAEVEQNSKTADEDGNAGASTPAPPASSGSDPSPAVNVLQANLIRKKKKT
- a CDS encoding putative ceramide glucosyltransferase (CAZy:GT21;~COG:I;~EggNog:ENOG410PIM2;~InterPro:IPR025993,IPR029044;~TransMembrane:3 (o33-55i437-459o499-516i);~go_function: GO:0016757 - transferase activity, transferring glycosyl groups [Evidence IEA]) — its product is MLEPQSRSQPPDAEPAINHGGWQWAVAAGWVGLIWYTVVVAVCMLGYLQLWRFYLRKPRKSSSASASNAPHVTAIRPVKGLEPHLYECLASTFRQDYPRDKLTVCFCVSSRSDPAYPILQKLVSDFSQFDVRLYVEDDDPLLQPGHVPAYDLGPNPKIRNMSRAYREAKGDIVWIIDCNAWVGRGVCGRMVDKLCGTGADSTKRYKFVHHLPVAVDMTGTAGLKEEQEALLEAHTNRNDSRDSSETTMVMDHGAGMLATGGGRLEELFLSSSHAKMYTAINTVLIAPCIVGKSNMFRRSHLDYLTAPSPADPHRRNAGIDYFSDNICEDHLIGDLLWRKQVRGEKEQGERWGKHALVFGDLAFQPVANMSVQAYVARRVRWLRVRKFTVVLATLVEPGTESILCSCYGAWGVTTALAQYLGEQGYAIAEALSTWTAFWGFFCLSIVTWILIDWTVYIMLHSGKTVELDEDTPSFARPPRGVTRRPFRAWFTAWLGREMLAFPIWLWAVYGGVTVIWRDRQFRVGLDMKVREIGGDSLAVKGTSSSRSSSSSSKARRD